Proteins from a genomic interval of Kitasatospora herbaricolor:
- a CDS encoding cytochrome d ubiquinol oxidase subunit II, translating into MTATVVAWILLLAVAAYACGGGVDYGAGFWDLLAGGAERGKRPRWLVDHAMAPVWEVNNVWLIFTLVVMWTGFPLFFQTVFTALWLPLALAAVGMVLRGAGFALRKPTRRLAARRIYGAVFAVSSLLTPFFLGTVIGGVASGRVSPGTTASADAWANTTSIMAGLITVAATAFLGAVFLTVDARRFEAHDLVGYFRLRAWIAAAVLLALGVIGLVVTDPHASYVHHGLTHGAGLALVIAAVVALALSAWLVAGPAAGWARYSSVAVVALLVAAWGFAQRPYLVPTSLTVQQGAGADAPLQWMLVVAAVALVFIGPALVVLYRLDTHGVLEPLTDEDVAE; encoded by the coding sequence GTGACCGCCACCGTCGTCGCCTGGATCCTGCTGCTCGCGGTCGCCGCCTACGCCTGCGGCGGCGGCGTCGACTACGGCGCCGGGTTCTGGGACCTCCTCGCCGGCGGCGCCGAGCGCGGAAAGCGCCCGCGCTGGCTGGTCGACCACGCCATGGCCCCCGTCTGGGAGGTCAACAACGTCTGGCTGATCTTCACCCTGGTCGTCATGTGGACCGGCTTCCCGCTCTTCTTCCAGACCGTCTTCACCGCGCTCTGGCTCCCGCTCGCGCTCGCGGCCGTCGGCATGGTGCTGCGCGGCGCGGGTTTCGCGCTGCGCAAACCCACCAGGCGCCTCGCGGCACGCCGGATCTACGGCGCCGTGTTCGCCGTCTCGTCGCTGCTCACCCCGTTCTTCCTGGGCACGGTCATCGGCGGGGTGGCCTCCGGACGGGTCTCGCCCGGCACCACCGCCTCGGCCGACGCCTGGGCCAACACCACGTCGATCATGGCCGGCCTGATCACCGTCGCCGCCACCGCCTTCCTGGGCGCGGTCTTCCTCACGGTGGACGCCCGCCGTTTCGAGGCCCACGACCTCGTCGGCTACTTCCGGCTCCGCGCCTGGATCGCGGCCGCCGTGCTGCTGGCCCTGGGGGTGATCGGCCTGGTCGTGACCGACCCGCACGCGAGCTACGTCCATCACGGGCTCACCCACGGCGCCGGACTGGCTCTCGTCATCGCCGCCGTGGTGGCCCTCGCGCTTTCGGCGTGGCTGGTCGCCGGCCCGGCCGCCGGCTGGGCGCGGTACAGCTCGGTGGCCGTCGTGGCACTGCTGGTCGCCGCCTGGGGCTTCGCCCAGCGGCCCTACCTGGTACCCACCTCGCTGACCGTCCAGCAGGGCGCGGGGGCTGACGCACCGCTCCAGTGGATGCTCGTCGTCGCCGCCGTCGCCCTCGTGTTCATCGGCCCGGCCCTCGTCGTCCTCTACCGCCTCGACACCCATGGCGTGCTGGAGCCCCTCACCGACGAGGACGTGGCCGAATGA
- a CDS encoding cytochrome ubiquinol oxidase subunit I: MSTAAHLLADTPAQLLPARELMAFTLASHIMLVPFGVALPFITLLMHHRGLRRADPTAMLLARRWSAVMAVQFAVGIVTGTVLSLEFGLLWPGMMGRWGDVFGLGFGVEGWAFFLEAILIAIYLYGWRRLKPWTHFWLGVPLPLTALMGAFGIIAANSWMNTPQGFTLDSSGRPVDVSVQQAIFTPMFGPQYWHFVVAMFLTAGYVVAGVYAVGWLRGRRDRYHRLGFTVPFTVAAILTPVQFVLGDNIARQIFHKQPIKFAAAELVWDTDTHVPEYLFGRLQEDGTVKGGLKIPQLDSILAGFTPDTQVTGLSSVAAADRPTATQATITHWAFDIMATIGSVLILLALWYAWCWWRRRDLPKSRWFFRCAAVAGVASVITVECGWITTEVGRQPWIVYQNMRVSEAVTPTGAASLWTMFGIVVTVYVLVLGSFLAVLLKMRTRWRLADAGSARAQAEGPETDTPYGPRPEPAATAGPGEHRAPGSDL; encoded by the coding sequence ATGAGCACCGCAGCACACCTGTTGGCCGACACCCCCGCACAGCTGCTCCCCGCCCGGGAGCTGATGGCGTTCACCCTGGCGTCCCACATCATGCTGGTGCCCTTCGGTGTGGCCCTGCCGTTCATCACACTGCTCATGCACCACCGCGGTCTGCGGAGGGCCGACCCGACCGCCATGCTGCTGGCCCGTCGGTGGTCGGCCGTGATGGCCGTGCAGTTCGCCGTCGGCATCGTCACCGGCACGGTGCTCTCGTTGGAGTTCGGCCTGCTGTGGCCCGGCATGATGGGCCGCTGGGGTGACGTCTTCGGCCTCGGCTTCGGGGTCGAGGGGTGGGCGTTCTTCCTGGAGGCGATCCTGATCGCCATCTACCTCTACGGCTGGCGCAGGCTGAAGCCCTGGACGCACTTCTGGCTGGGCGTGCCGCTGCCGCTCACGGCGCTGATGGGCGCGTTCGGCATCATCGCCGCCAACTCCTGGATGAACACCCCGCAGGGCTTCACCCTCGACTCCTCCGGCAGGCCGGTGGACGTCAGCGTGCAACAGGCGATCTTCACCCCCATGTTCGGCCCGCAGTACTGGCACTTCGTGGTGGCGATGTTCCTCACCGCCGGCTACGTGGTGGCCGGCGTCTACGCGGTCGGCTGGCTGCGCGGCCGCCGTGACCGCTACCACCGCCTCGGCTTCACCGTGCCGTTCACCGTCGCGGCGATCCTCACCCCCGTGCAGTTCGTGCTCGGTGACAACATCGCGCGGCAGATCTTCCACAAACAGCCGATCAAGTTCGCGGCAGCCGAGCTGGTCTGGGACACCGACACCCACGTGCCGGAGTACCTGTTCGGGCGCCTGCAGGAGGACGGTACTGTCAAGGGCGGCCTCAAGATCCCCCAACTCGACTCCATCCTCGCCGGGTTCACGCCGGACACACAGGTCACCGGGCTGAGTTCGGTGGCCGCCGCCGACCGCCCCACGGCCACCCAGGCGACCATCACCCACTGGGCCTTCGACATCATGGCGACCATCGGGAGCGTCCTGATCCTGCTGGCGCTCTGGTACGCCTGGTGCTGGTGGCGCCGCCGCGACCTGCCGAAGTCCCGGTGGTTCTTCCGCTGCGCCGCCGTAGCCGGCGTCGCCAGCGTGATCACGGTGGAATGCGGCTGGATCACCACCGAGGTCGGCCGCCAGCCCTGGATCGTCTACCAGAACATGCGCGTCTCCGAGGCCGTCACCCCCACCGGCGCCGCCTCCCTGTGGACCATGTTCGGCATCGTCGTCACGGTCTACGTGCTCGTCCTCGGTTCCTTCCTCGCGGTGCTCCTCAAGATGCGCACCCGCTGGCGCCTCGCCGACGCGGGCTCCGCCCGGGCCCAGGCCGAGGGCCCGGAGACGGACACCCCCTACGGCCCACGTCCGGAACCGGCCGCCACCGCCGGCCCGGGCGAGCACCGAGCACCCGGGAGCGACCTGTGA
- a CDS encoding SDR family oxidoreductase, producing MSSAVDQGRWAVPPVLRGQKALVTGANSGIGKATAIALGRAGADVVVNYVFGPEAAEEVVEEIKSFGVRAYAHEADVSQEDQVVAMVDRMVQDFGTIDIMVANAGLQRDAAVTEMTVAQWQKVLDVNLTGQFLCAREAAKEFVRRGVVPEVSRSAGKIVCMSSVHQIIPWAGHVNYASSKGGVLMMMQTLAQELAPKGIRVNAVAPGAIRTPINTSAWDTPEAEADLLRLIPYRRVGDPADIANAVTVLASDLMDYVVGTTLYVDGGMTLFPGFATGG from the coding sequence GTGAGCTCAGCTGTGGATCAGGGCCGGTGGGCCGTGCCGCCGGTCCTGCGGGGGCAGAAGGCCCTGGTGACGGGGGCGAACTCCGGCATCGGCAAGGCGACCGCGATCGCTCTCGGCCGGGCCGGTGCCGACGTGGTGGTGAACTACGTCTTCGGGCCGGAGGCCGCCGAGGAGGTGGTCGAGGAGATCAAGTCGTTCGGTGTGCGGGCCTACGCCCACGAGGCGGACGTCTCCCAGGAGGACCAGGTCGTCGCGATGGTCGACCGGATGGTCCAGGATTTCGGCACCATCGACATCATGGTGGCCAACGCAGGCCTGCAGCGGGACGCCGCCGTCACCGAGATGACCGTCGCCCAGTGGCAGAAGGTGCTGGACGTCAACCTCACAGGTCAGTTCCTGTGCGCCCGGGAGGCGGCGAAGGAGTTCGTCCGCCGTGGCGTCGTGCCGGAGGTCTCCCGCTCGGCCGGGAAGATCGTCTGCATGAGCTCGGTGCACCAGATCATCCCCTGGGCGGGCCACGTGAACTACGCCTCGTCCAAGGGCGGCGTCCTGATGATGATGCAGACACTGGCGCAGGAGCTGGCCCCGAAGGGGATCCGGGTCAACGCGGTGGCGCCCGGTGCCATCCGCACCCCGATCAACACGTCCGCCTGGGACACCCCGGAGGCCGAGGCGGACCTGCTGCGGCTGATCCCGTACCGCCGGGTCGGCGACCCCGCGGACATCGCCAACGCCGTGACCGTGCTGGCGTCCGACCTGATGGACTACGTCGTCGGCACCACCCTCTACGTCGACGGCGGGATGACCCTCTTCCCCGGCTTCGCCACCGGAGGCTGA
- a CDS encoding DUF5994 family protein, translating to MTFDRVNTPRTPAAPLRLTLTPDDATAGRLDGAWWPRSYDLLAELPSLAKELDGRWGRVTRVTLNPAHWPVIPPRIPVAGHVVHAGWFRQEQDPDEIMIRSYTPLRLDLLVIPPDTDEAAAAELMATAADPSNTRTAGDLLAAGPPEHIVRGAD from the coding sequence GTGACCTTCGACCGTGTGAACACCCCACGGACGCCCGCAGCACCACTGCGTCTGACGCTCACGCCCGACGACGCCACCGCAGGCCGGCTGGACGGTGCCTGGTGGCCCCGGTCGTACGACCTTCTCGCCGAACTGCCCTCCCTCGCCAAGGAACTGGACGGGCGCTGGGGACGGGTGACCCGCGTCACCCTCAATCCCGCGCACTGGCCCGTCATCCCCCCGCGGATCCCGGTGGCCGGACACGTCGTCCATGCCGGCTGGTTCCGGCAGGAGCAGGACCCCGACGAGATCATGATTCGCTCCTACACCCCGCTTCGCCTGGACCTGCTGGTGATCCCTCCGGACACCGACGAAGCAGCGGCCGCCGAACTGATGGCCACCGCAGCCGACCCCTCGAACACCCGCACCGCCGGCGACCTGCTGGCGGCCGGGCCGCCGGAGCACATCGTGCGAGGAGCGGACTGA